In one Echinicola marina genomic region, the following are encoded:
- a CDS encoding lysylphosphatidylglycerol synthase transmembrane domain-containing protein: protein MNKKNIKLLLKVLLTGVAIYLVIRKIDTQATWQVLKDIDIGYLLLAILFFTLSKVISSFRLNFYFRDLEVGLSEKVNLKLYWKGMFYNLFLPGGIGGDGYKVYLLNKYFNGPVKKLLAAVLLDRISGLAALVFLLLGIWFFLEKDGIDLPIWDLNVLAGVALVLTPLVFGIVYWWWFRSFRSSMLISSVYSLLVQSSQLVCAYFILLALGIHEQILDYQFVFLLSSIVAVLPLTIGGVGARELVFIFSHSYMGIDKNAAVAFSLIFFLITALVSLVGAFMKVDIEDELAGSVEH, encoded by the coding sequence GTGAATAAGAAAAACATCAAGCTGCTCCTAAAAGTACTCCTTACGGGAGTAGCAATTTACCTTGTCATTCGGAAGATAGACACCCAAGCTACTTGGCAAGTACTTAAGGATATTGACATAGGCTATTTGTTACTGGCTATTTTATTTTTTACCCTATCAAAAGTGATTTCTTCTTTTCGCCTTAATTTTTATTTCAGGGATTTGGAAGTAGGATTATCTGAAAAGGTAAACTTGAAATTATATTGGAAGGGAATGTTTTACAATCTTTTCCTACCTGGTGGTATCGGTGGAGATGGATATAAGGTTTACTTGCTCAATAAATATTTTAATGGCCCAGTTAAAAAACTTTTGGCAGCCGTACTACTGGATCGGATCAGTGGATTGGCCGCTTTGGTGTTTTTACTATTGGGGATTTGGTTTTTCTTGGAAAAGGACGGTATAGATCTTCCTATATGGGACCTGAATGTACTTGCAGGAGTAGCTTTAGTTTTGACTCCGCTTGTTTTTGGGATAGTTTATTGGTGGTGGTTTAGGTCATTCAGGTCATCCATGTTGATAAGTTCCGTGTACTCTTTATTGGTGCAGTCTTCGCAGCTTGTATGTGCTTATTTTATCCTATTGGCCTTGGGAATTCACGAACAAATACTGGATTACCAGTTTGTATTTCTACTGTCTTCCATTGTAGCTGTGCTGCCTTTGACCATTGGGGGAGTGGGGGCAAGGGAGCTGGTGTTTATTTTTAGTCACAGTTATATGGGAATAGATAAAAATGCGGCAGTAGCATTCAGCTTGATATTTTTCCTGATTACAGCCTTGGTTTCTCTAGTTGGGGCTTTTATGAAGGTAGATATTGAGGATGAGTTGGCCGGTTCCGTAGAACACTAA
- a CDS encoding ArnT family glycosyltransferase, translated as MRSYSFLLVLVILIVSVAKVLFTATTSLSLFSEEAQHWLWSQNLDWNYYSKPLMVAVYNFILTGIFGNTNVAVRLSAVLFSAGTAWLVFKLGGKMFRDSSLGFWAAIMLLVMPFFHLASFFHTTDSSLLFFWALTYYWLWMATETRETKYWVFAGMASAMGMLSKNTMVLVIPIIFMYLLLVDVKQLKEKGVYIFCLVFSLSFIPIIIWNLENDFVTFKHVGALGGVLGENRSFDIIASLRYISEYAGGQVAIVSALFFPFLLMSFRRLLKYRERQLIYILLPAVLVWCLFLGISVSKRVEVNWPVFAYVNLSIAMVYVVSRAADYWKKYAFYSTAISGFMIILIMNPASLDGFGYKKVLKPAKDPLGRLAGYAEMGQRLGFLIDSLGLEKFFVFSDSYHLASEMAFYVPGNPQTYTINLGRRKNQFDLWPGIEQFENRAYDGVYLQRGTEDRRELLTGFEKRLLKEYFYVIYRGDTVRTFSIEVYRNLHHVEEREIERY; from the coding sequence GTGAGATCTTATTCATTTCTATTGGTTTTGGTCATTTTGATAGTGTCCGTCGCAAAGGTGCTGTTCACCGCTACCACTTCTTTGAGTTTATTTTCTGAGGAAGCGCAGCATTGGTTATGGTCACAGAATTTGGACTGGAATTATTATTCAAAGCCGCTGATGGTGGCGGTATATAATTTTATTCTTACAGGCATATTTGGAAATACGAATGTTGCGGTTCGTTTAAGTGCTGTTTTGTTTTCCGCAGGTACTGCTTGGCTAGTTTTTAAACTGGGCGGTAAGATGTTTAGGGATTCAAGTCTTGGCTTTTGGGCAGCGATTATGTTATTGGTCATGCCCTTTTTTCATTTGGCATCTTTCTTTCATACCACTGATTCTTCATTGCTGTTTTTTTGGGCATTGACCTACTATTGGCTTTGGATGGCTACAGAGACAAGAGAAACCAAGTATTGGGTATTTGCAGGAATGGCAAGTGCCATGGGAATGCTTTCCAAAAACACCATGGTATTGGTCATTCCCATAATCTTTATGTATTTATTGCTGGTGGATGTCAAGCAACTTAAGGAAAAAGGAGTTTATATCTTTTGTTTGGTGTTTTCATTGTCCTTTATTCCCATCATCATATGGAATCTTGAGAATGACTTTGTGACCTTCAAGCATGTGGGGGCTCTTGGAGGTGTGCTTGGTGAAAATAGGTCTTTTGATATCATAGCCTCACTGAGATATATCTCTGAATATGCAGGGGGGCAAGTGGCCATTGTCTCTGCTCTTTTCTTTCCTTTTTTATTGATGTCTTTTCGAAGGTTGCTGAAGTATAGAGAGAGGCAGTTGATATACATTTTGCTTCCAGCTGTACTGGTTTGGTGTTTGTTCTTGGGAATTTCTGTTTCGAAAAGAGTAGAGGTGAACTGGCCTGTCTTTGCCTATGTCAATCTGAGTATTGCCATGGTGTATGTGGTGTCACGCGCTGCGGATTATTGGAAAAAGTATGCTTTTTATTCTACAGCAATTTCCGGATTCATGATCATTTTGATCATGAATCCGGCCTCATTGGATGGCTTTGGATATAAAAAGGTGTTAAAGCCAGCAAAAGACCCTCTTGGTAGGTTGGCCGGGTATGCAGAGATGGGACAACGGTTAGGTTTTTTGATTGATTCTTTGGGATTGGAAAAGTTTTTTGTTTTCAGTGATAGTTATCATTTGGCTTCTGAAATGGCATTTTATGTCCCCGGAAACCCACAGACATATACCATTAATCTGGGAAGAAGGAAAAACCAATTTGATCTTTGGCCAGGGATTGAACAGTTTGAAAACAGGGCTTATGACGGAGTTTATCTTCAGCGGGGGACTGAAGACCGCAGGGAGCTCCTCACTGGTTTTGAGAAGAGACTTTTAAAAGAATATTTTTATGTGATTTACCGGGGAGATACTGTGAGGACATTTAGCATAGAGGTGTACAGAAATCTGCATCATGTGGAGGAAAGGGAAATAGAGCGATATTGA
- a CDS encoding glycosyltransferase family 2 protein, producing the protein MSKLQLSLVVTVFNEEENIKPLLEAIYTSLEGIEYELILVDDGSTDKTVAESKKYANERTRVLIFNKNYGQTTALAAGIDYAEGEYISTMDGDLQNDPSDIPMMLQKAIDEDWDVVAGVRANRQDGFVLRKIPSKMANWMIRNTTGVHLKDYGCSLRVYKAHIAQDMGLYGELHRFIPVLAKQEGARMTEVDVKHHPRIHGTSKYGLNRTFKVMADLILMLFFQKYLQRPIHLFGTIGLLSFFIGVIINIYLLALKIIGEDIWGRPILLVGLILVLGGLQLITTGIVAEIIIRTYFESQDKNTYKVKEEFRGE; encoded by the coding sequence ATGTCTAAATTACAGCTCTCTCTAGTCGTTACTGTTTTTAACGAAGAAGAGAATATTAAGCCGCTTTTGGAAGCAATTTATACCTCCCTGGAGGGAATAGAATATGAATTGATATTGGTGGATGATGGCTCTACGGATAAAACGGTGGCCGAATCCAAGAAATATGCCAATGAGCGCACTAGAGTATTGATTTTTAATAAGAACTATGGACAGACCACCGCCTTGGCTGCGGGAATTGATTATGCTGAAGGTGAGTATATCTCTACCATGGATGGTGATTTGCAAAATGACCCTTCAGATATCCCAATGATGTTGCAAAAGGCCATTGATGAAGATTGGGATGTGGTGGCCGGAGTGAGGGCAAACCGCCAGGATGGTTTTGTGCTCCGGAAAATCCCAAGCAAGATGGCCAACTGGATGATCAGGAATACCACCGGTGTTCATTTGAAAGATTATGGATGCAGTCTTCGGGTTTATAAAGCTCATATTGCCCAAGATATGGGACTCTATGGGGAATTGCACCGTTTTATTCCGGTTTTGGCCAAGCAAGAGGGAGCTAGGATGACAGAGGTGGATGTGAAACACCATCCAAGGATCCATGGCACCTCAAAATATGGCTTGAACAGGACATTTAAGGTAATGGCTGATTTGATCTTGATGCTTTTCTTCCAAAAGTACCTACAGCGGCCTATTCACCTTTTTGGTACTATTGGATTGTTATCGTTTTTTATTGGGGTCATCATTAATATTTATTTATTGGCCTTGAAAATAATCGGGGAAGATATTTGGGGCAGGCCCATTTTATTGGTGGGCTTGATCTTGGTTTTGGGAGGCTTGCAGCTTATCACCACTGGGATAGTAGCTGAGATTATTATCAGGACCTATTTCGAATCCCAGGATAAAAATACCTATAAGGTAAAAGAGGAATTCCGAGGTGAATAA
- a CDS encoding ArnT family glycosyltransferase — protein sequence MEPAFNQHKLYGTLLLSIAFFIHFSNLGGLSIYALDEAKNATAALEMWQNQEWIVPTFNGEYRFDKPPLHYYSFIIAYKLFGINEFAARFFPALFGFLCTWISYHFVKKNLGYQVACISLLVLSSSLHWYIQFHMAVPDPFLIFFMVSGMMLFFEWSKSGFRSIGHMMGTYTCFALAVLSKGPIGVFLPCMALLAYSLLMQQLNGKRLKRIFHPVGLALFLLIALPWYILVALETKGLWLEEFFFKHNIGRFSSPMEGHGGGFWKTCFFVFAGMLPFAFFLPQSILHTLKYRTNKGTTFALVCSGTIILFFMLAGTKLPNYTLPSYPFLALIIGNYLYQVLQKGQIKSMLVPGTLLSLLILTLPFGIYFGLSTEAGLEVPNIMPWLFMISYLTIPIIVLAYRKSNISSMIYAMAASFMLVSLVFFWLAFPIIDRQSPIGKAPIAEIKTENLYYFNNYNPAFLFYVQKPLVDLRSLDDPNAASGYLITRLQYLPELDQLGLNYELVYSKKDLFESPTSIILKLLPDSIN from the coding sequence ATGGAACCAGCATTTAATCAGCATAAACTGTACGGCACACTATTGTTATCAATAGCTTTCTTTATTCACTTTTCCAACTTGGGAGGACTGAGCATATACGCCCTTGATGAAGCAAAAAATGCCACTGCTGCACTGGAAATGTGGCAAAACCAGGAATGGATCGTTCCCACCTTTAATGGTGAATACCGTTTTGACAAACCTCCTTTGCATTATTACTCCTTCATAATAGCCTATAAGCTATTTGGAATAAATGAATTTGCTGCCCGCTTTTTCCCTGCCTTATTTGGTTTCCTATGTACATGGATCAGCTACCACTTTGTAAAGAAAAACCTTGGTTACCAAGTTGCATGCATAAGTTTGCTAGTTCTCAGCTCATCTCTACATTGGTATATACAGTTCCATATGGCCGTACCCGATCCATTCTTGATTTTCTTTATGGTATCCGGAATGATGCTTTTCTTTGAATGGTCAAAATCCGGCTTTCGCTCCATAGGACATATGATGGGAACCTATACCTGCTTTGCCCTGGCAGTATTGAGCAAAGGACCAATTGGAGTGTTTTTGCCCTGCATGGCCCTTCTTGCTTATTCACTGCTCATGCAGCAATTGAATGGAAAAAGGCTAAAAAGAATATTTCACCCAGTTGGCTTGGCGCTTTTCTTATTGATAGCTCTTCCATGGTACATTTTGGTGGCCTTGGAGACAAAAGGTCTCTGGTTGGAAGAGTTTTTCTTCAAACATAATATAGGCCGCTTTTCTTCCCCCATGGAAGGTCACGGCGGAGGATTTTGGAAAACCTGCTTTTTTGTATTTGCAGGGATGTTACCCTTTGCATTTTTTCTTCCACAAAGCATCCTTCACACCCTAAAATACCGCACAAATAAAGGCACCACATTTGCCCTGGTCTGCAGTGGGACCATCATTCTGTTCTTTATGCTTGCTGGCACCAAACTCCCCAATTATACCTTACCCTCATATCCATTTCTGGCCCTAATAATCGGAAACTACCTTTACCAGGTTCTCCAAAAAGGCCAAATAAAAAGCATGTTGGTACCTGGCACATTATTATCTCTACTGATCTTAACGCTCCCCTTTGGCATTTACTTTGGTTTATCTACGGAAGCAGGATTGGAAGTCCCCAACATCATGCCCTGGTTATTTATGATAAGCTACCTAACTATACCCATCATTGTCCTAGCTTATAGAAAGTCCAATATATCATCCATGATCTATGCAATGGCGGCTAGCTTTATGCTTGTTTCTTTGGTCTTCTTTTGGCTTGCCTTTCCCATAATTGATCGACAAAGTCCCATTGGGAAAGCACCTATAGCAGAGATAAAGACTGAGAATCTCTATTATTTTAACAACTATAATCCAGCATTTTTATTTTATGTCCAAAAACCATTGGTTGACCTTCGCTCCTTGGACGATCCAAATGCAGCCAGTGGCTACCTGATTACACGACTCCAGTATTTACCAGAACTTGACCAACTCGGGCTAAATTACGAACTGGTCTATTCGAAAAAAGATCTCTTCGAATCGCCTACCAGCATTATACTCAAACTTCTGCCCGACAGCATAAATTAA
- a CDS encoding phosphatase PAP2 family protein: MKNGADGLLLKQRIIIHYMKKKSIPYTYIFYYFFIVFLIGAIFLSRPKGAVELLINQHHFLWADIFFSTVTHLGDGLVFLAVFPVLLMYRYSFALLCSLNAAIHMLIALLMKKLIFPHAPRPLEYFKDVDLVQVAGVTMHHWHSFPSGHTATAFALTSMVSMVFPKRHFFQVLMLLIAVLVGFSRVYLMQHFMGDVLVGSFLGLSSALLSRCLVVRYFNSKVFKSGLLPKRKIELSKLATLSAKR, translated from the coding sequence ATGAAAAACGGAGCAGATGGGCTGTTGTTAAAACAAAGAATCATAATCCATTATATGAAAAAAAAGTCCATACCCTACACATATATATTTTATTATTTTTTCATTGTTTTTTTGATAGGAGCCATTTTTTTGAGCAGGCCCAAGGGAGCAGTTGAGCTCTTGATCAATCAACATCACTTTTTATGGGCCGATATATTTTTTTCTACGGTTACCCATTTGGGAGATGGCCTGGTGTTTTTGGCTGTTTTTCCTGTGCTATTGATGTATAGGTATAGTTTTGCGCTGCTTTGCAGTTTAAATGCTGCCATCCACATGTTAATAGCTTTACTGATGAAAAAGCTGATTTTTCCACATGCCCCTAGGCCTTTGGAGTATTTTAAGGATGTCGATTTGGTCCAAGTGGCAGGAGTGACCATGCACCATTGGCATTCTTTTCCTTCCGGTCATACAGCTACGGCTTTTGCTTTGACGAGCATGGTTTCCATGGTTTTCCCTAAGCGGCATTTTTTTCAGGTTTTAATGTTGCTAATCGCTGTTTTAGTGGGCTTCAGCAGGGTGTATTTGATGCAGCATTTTATGGGAGATGTGTTGGTAGGTTCTTTTTTAGGTTTGAGTTCAGCGTTGCTTTCAAGGTGTTTGGTCGTGAGATACTTTAATTCTAAAGTATTTAAGAGTGGTCTGTTGCCCAAACGGAAAATTGAACTGTCAAAGTTGGCGACTTTATCAGCGAAAAGATAA
- a CDS encoding isopenicillin N synthase family dioxygenase produces the protein MSDILYNEIPSLDLADFTNGNAHRKAEFVKKLGDAYQNIGFVAIKNHGLTDELQDKLYKSIKDFFALDDSTKSQYERPEIGYQRGYTGKGKEHAKGRNTGDLKEFYHVGQDLSHIPDNDPLKKDYPPNVWPTEIPAFQEVALQVFATIENAGKAMLRAIALHLELPEDYFEDKVLHGNSILRPIHYFPIQNPEEVPSDAVRAAEHGDINLITLLMGASADGLQVLRKDGHWIPITALPEQLVVNVGDMLERLTNKKLKSTIHRVVNPPKEKMNSSRYSIPFFMHPRSDMDLTCLASCVDAENPKAFADATAGEFLEERLRELGLRK, from the coding sequence ATGAGTGATATCCTTTATAACGAAATCCCATCATTGGACCTTGCTGATTTTACAAATGGTAATGCCCATAGAAAAGCAGAATTTGTAAAAAAACTGGGCGATGCTTATCAAAACATTGGTTTTGTCGCTATCAAAAACCACGGACTGACAGATGAATTACAAGATAAACTCTACAAAAGTATAAAGGATTTCTTTGCACTAGATGACAGCACCAAAAGTCAATATGAGCGACCTGAAATCGGGTATCAGCGAGGATATACGGGAAAAGGCAAGGAACATGCAAAGGGGAGAAACACGGGTGATTTAAAGGAATTTTACCATGTTGGACAAGACCTAAGCCATATTCCTGATAATGACCCGCTCAAAAAGGACTACCCGCCAAATGTATGGCCTACAGAAATCCCTGCCTTCCAAGAAGTGGCACTCCAGGTTTTTGCAACCATAGAAAATGCAGGAAAGGCCATGCTGAGAGCCATAGCCCTTCACTTAGAGCTTCCGGAAGATTATTTTGAAGACAAGGTCTTACATGGCAATTCCATACTTAGACCTATCCACTACTTCCCCATCCAAAATCCAGAAGAGGTTCCTTCAGATGCAGTTAGGGCCGCTGAACATGGAGACATCAACCTGATCACCCTTTTGATGGGCGCCAGTGCTGATGGCCTTCAGGTCCTTAGAAAAGATGGACATTGGATCCCCATCACTGCGCTTCCCGAACAGCTGGTGGTCAATGTGGGAGACATGTTGGAAAGGTTAACCAACAAAAAATTAAAATCTACCATTCACCGCGTGGTCAATCCACCGAAAGAAAAAATGAATAGTAGCAGGTATTCCATTCCATTTTTCATGCACCCAAGATCTGATATGGACCTCACCTGTCTGGCATCCTGTGTGGATGCTGAAAACCCAAAGGCATTCGCTGATGCCACTGCCGGGGAATTCCTCGAAGAAAGATTAAGGGAACTGGGCTTACGTAAATAG
- the chrA gene encoding chromate efflux transporter, protein MTIRRVKYYLYLKDVILLSVTAFGGPQAFLAMILDIMVKKRRYISEEELWELHALCQILPGPTSTQTVSAIGYRVGGPNLAYLSLLVWILPATLIMTSAAILVDFLQTQTSGSLDFAKFIQPMAIGFIIYAAQKTIGKMVKTPEATVLMMLSAFVAFFYNSPYIFPIMLVIGGVFTSLKYHKQPKIEEKRGINVKWANFLLWAGVLILAAILGHFTRILPIRLFENFYRNGSLIFGGGQVLVPYLYTEFVEFKGYLTSEEFLTGYAISQGVPGPTFSISSYIGALSMRDMGITGAITGGLIAAAGIFLPGTFLIFFVIKFWDELKKYRPVRAALEGINAVSCGMLIAAAYLLFEPMPANTFNISAIVITYLLLQFTKIPSPLIIMGGIIIGLGYQLL, encoded by the coding sequence GTGACCATCAGGAGAGTCAAATATTACCTCTATTTAAAGGATGTCATTTTATTGTCAGTAACAGCCTTTGGGGGACCTCAGGCATTTTTGGCTATGATCTTAGACATTATGGTCAAAAAGCGCCGCTACATTTCCGAGGAAGAACTTTGGGAATTACATGCCTTATGTCAAATACTCCCAGGTCCGACCTCCACTCAAACTGTCTCTGCCATCGGATACAGGGTAGGCGGACCCAATTTGGCCTATCTTTCCTTGCTGGTATGGATACTTCCTGCCACACTCATCATGACTTCTGCTGCCATCTTGGTGGATTTTCTCCAAACCCAAACTTCCGGATCACTGGATTTTGCAAAATTCATTCAGCCTATGGCTATTGGCTTTATTATTTATGCTGCCCAGAAAACCATCGGTAAAATGGTCAAAACTCCCGAAGCTACTGTCTTGATGATGCTCTCAGCTTTCGTAGCTTTTTTCTATAACTCTCCATACATCTTTCCGATAATGCTGGTCATTGGCGGTGTATTCACCTCACTAAAATACCATAAGCAGCCAAAAATAGAGGAAAAGCGTGGCATCAATGTAAAATGGGCCAACTTCCTACTTTGGGCTGGAGTATTGATCCTGGCCGCAATACTGGGGCACTTTACCCGAATTCTCCCTATCAGGTTATTCGAAAACTTCTATCGGAATGGTAGCCTCATATTCGGAGGCGGCCAGGTTTTGGTTCCTTATCTTTATACAGAATTTGTGGAGTTCAAAGGCTATCTCACCTCCGAAGAGTTCCTTACAGGCTATGCCATCTCACAGGGTGTGCCAGGTCCTACTTTCAGCATCAGCTCTTATATCGGGGCACTGTCCATGCGGGACATGGGCATCACTGGAGCCATCACCGGAGGACTGATTGCAGCAGCAGGCATCTTTCTGCCTGGCACGTTTTTGATCTTCTTTGTCATTAAATTCTGGGATGAGCTAAAAAAATATAGGCCTGTAAGAGCGGCCTTGGAAGGGATCAATGCGGTCAGCTGTGGAATGTTAATAGCCGCTGCCTACTTGCTTTTTGAGCCCATGCCAGCCAATACATTCAATATATCGGCCATTGTGATCACCTATCTCCTTTTACAGTTTACCAAAATCCCCTCTCCGCTTATCATCATGGGAGGAATAATCATCGGCTTGGGCTACCAACTGCTATGA